The segment CAGAATTTCAACAAATACATGCAGGCTCCGAGCTATACGCTCCCGGCCAAACTCAGACAAAGAAGGAGGTAACAGAAATGCGAAGCAGCTCGCTGAAAGTATACAGCCCGGTGGAATACACCGGGTACAAAGAAAAAAGAAGCGGCCACCCGTCGGAACCGGGAAGCCGCACAGGCAATCGAAAAACCACGCGAAAGCCTAAGCCTATTTTATACCGGCTGCGCCGTTTTTGCAAGCGCCTGAACTGGAAAGGGATCGGCGGGCTGGCAGTCACCACAGTGGTGATCGTGTTCGCAGTGCGCGGCGTCGTGGGTATGTTCTCAGAACACACCCAGACAAAAACAGCCCCGATCACAACCAGCAGCCCGGCGGCCGAGGAATCTCAGCCCTACGTTTTTTACTACAAGGACGGGCAAGCCGTAAGCTGGGAGGACGTCACAGACGCATGGGCCGAAGAGGCAGGGATCCAGAAGCGCTACGCTCTCACTGACGCCGAGCGACTGGAGATCGCTCAGGTGCTCACGGCCGAAGCTGGAGGCGAACCCTTCGCCGGAAAGATCGCAGTAGCTCAGTGTATTCTCCAGACCTGCGAGGACGAAGGGATCCGACCGGACGAAGTGCTGCGCGTGTACGCATATAGCAAGCGCCGCCCGGAACCGACTCAGGAAGCCCTCGAAGCCGTGCAGGACGTGTTCGACTTCGGGATCGTGGCAACGACCGAGCCGATCAAATACTTTTACGCTCCCGCTCTCACGGACAGCGAGTGGCACGAGTCCCAGATCTATGTAATGACCATTAACGGACACCGATTTTTTAAGGAGGCAACCGAATGAATAACGAAAACAAGCCAAGCGTGATCGCAGAGCTCACGGCTGCACTTGCCAGCATGGCGGAACGCGCCGCCGCTGCTGAGGCCGAAGCCGAGCAGTACAAGAAAAGCTCAGGCGAGTGGTACCAGTTTTTCACCAGCAAGGACAAGGAACTGAGAGACACGCAGGCAGAACTCCAGAAAGCCCGCAAGGCTCTGGAAGCAAAGGAAGGAGAACAGAACCATGGCAACGACAAAGAAAGCAATAGCTGAGGCTGAGCAGGCCGCAGAAATCAAAGAAGCAATCGCAGCACCCACCACAGAGCCGGAAACTCCGGCCGTAACACTGGACGAGCTGGAAAACATGGACATGAACATGTTCGACGCAGAGGAAACCGAAAGCGCTCCGCGCCCGGCATGGCGTATCACTGACGACGGCTGCGCCGACTGGGCCTGCCGAAAAATCGCAGAAGAAAAGACCGAGCTCGACCGAATCACCGCACTGGGCGAAAGCCAG is part of the Clostridium sp. M62/1 genome and harbors:
- a CDS encoding spore cortex-lytic protein; amino-acid sequence: MRSSSLKVYSPVEYTGYKEKRSGHPSEPGSRTGNRKTTRKPKPILYRLRRFCKRLNWKGIGGLAVTTVVIVFAVRGVVGMFSEHTQTKTAPITTSSPAAEESQPYVFYYKDGQAVSWEDVTDAWAEEAGIQKRYALTDAERLEIAQVLTAEAGGEPFAGKIAVAQCILQTCEDEGIRPDEVLRVYAYSKRRPEPTQEALEAVQDVFDFGIVATTEPIKYFYAPALTDSEWHESQIYVMTINGHRFFKEATE